A genome region from Myxocyprinus asiaticus isolate MX2 ecotype Aquarium Trade chromosome 12, UBuf_Myxa_2, whole genome shotgun sequence includes the following:
- the LOC127448745 gene encoding vasculin-like protein 1, with the protein MAQHDFVPAWLNFSTPQPAKSPAAPLEKHGEHFPRGDSQPGVNRRRHNSSDGFFNNDPLRAPGGNGWQQPSLLRHDSVDSGVAKGSQGGLGGGPGWKETPSWHGAQRGQDGPHHHHARHVKRGGGERDRQGSHRQRNGNFHTRKGGPYQDKYSDEERNDDKLKFADEDFPSLNPETTGKPANQPRAVGTPAGVWENPPSAKQAMSKMLVIKKVSKEDPSAAFSAGFASAGPLPINGSKVPITGPSVYKNLVPKPTTAPTKSGPWKPNGREAKVGLHFSGRDSAFTSPVSVTKPLTPVSAPAHGTSKEPPSSTTPPIDITPSRLKLMRRSTDRKSEFLRGLKDERNGDVSDCHSPGTPAEGERSTPEPKEFGESHENGISHSLSDSDTEHLSSSLEAEHRLLKAMGWQEYPENDDNFQPLTEDELKEFQAKTEQMKKIGLGRNGVFLKPRSGALLTWRNTPEPGLGEGSESETSSSSQTSDDDDT; encoded by the exons ATGGCGCAGCATGACTTTGTTCCTGCCTGGCTTAACTTCTCCACGCCTCAGCCCGCCAAG TCCCCTGCTGCCCCCCTTGAGAAGCATGGAGAGCACTTTCCCCGCGGAGACAGCCAGCCGGGAGTAAACCGCCGCAGACACAACTCATCTGATGGCTTTTTCAACAATGATCCGCTCAGAGCCCCTGGAG GTAATGGGTGGCAGCAGCCATCTCTGTTGAGACATGACTCTGTAGACTCTGGAGTTGCAAAGGGCAGTCAGGGGGGATTGGGAGGTGGACCAGGGTGGAAGGAGACCCCCAGCTGGCATGGGGCGCAGAGGGGCCAGGATGGTCCTCACCACCACCATGCTCGTCATGTCAAACGTGGTGGAGGTGAGAGGGACAGACAAGGGAGTCACCGACAGCGTAATGGAAACTTTCATACACGCAAAGGTGGCCCATATCAGGACAAATATTCTGACGAGGAGCGCAACGACGACAAACTCAAGTTTGCTGATGAGGAtttt CCCTCCTTGAACCCCGAGACAACTGGAAAGCCAGCAAATCAGCCTCGTGCTGTTGGGACTCCAGCTGGAGTATGGG AGAACCCCCCTAGTGCTAAGCAGGCTATGTCTAAGATGCTGGTCATTAAGAAAGTGTCTAAGGAGGACCCCAGTGCTGCGTTCTCAGCTGGCTTTGCAAGTGCTGGCCCTCTACCCATCAATGGTTCTAAAGTCCCCATCACTGGACCCAGCGTCTACAAGAATTTGGTGCCCAAACCTACCACTGCTCCTACCAAG TCTGGCCCATGGAAACCCAATGGAAGGGAAGCTAAAGTGGGTTTGCATTTTTCTGGACGGGATTCGGCCTTCACCAGCCCTGTTTCTGTGACCAAACCTCTGACGCCTGTCAGTGCACCTGCCCATGGCACTTCTAAAGAG CCACCTTCCAGCACCACCCCTCCCATAGACATCACCCCCTCACGGCTAAAGCTGATGCGGCGCAGTACAGACCGGAAGAGTGAGTTTCTGCGTGGACTAAAGGACGAGAGAAACGGGGATGTGAGTGACTGCCACAGCCCAGGAACCCCAGCAGAG GGAGAGAGAAGTACCCCTGAACCAAAAGAATTTGGAGAAAGTCATGAGAACGGCATCTCCCACTCTCTCAGTGACTCAGACACAGAGCACTTGTCCAGCTCTTTGGAGGCTGAACACAG GTTGCTGAAGGCCATGGGTTGGCAGGAATACCCAGAAAATGATGACAACTTCCAACCCCTCACTGAGGATGAACTCAAAGAATTTCAAGCTAAAACTGAACAG ATGAAGAAGATTGGTCTGGGACGTAATGGTGTGTTCTTAAAGCCACGTAGTGGAGCCCTGCTAACCTGGAGGAACACCCCTGAACCTGGCCTGGGAGAGGGCTCTGAGTCTGAGACGAGCAGTAGCAGCCAGACATCCGATGATGATGATACCTAA